From Natrinema amylolyticum, the proteins below share one genomic window:
- a CDS encoding complex I NDUFA9 subunit family protein, which yields MNVLVAGGTGFIGTNLCAELVERGHEVTALSRSPDDEGLPDGVESAMGDVSAYDSIANTVADHDAVVNLVSLSPLYKPRGGPGHEEVHLGGTENLVRAAEAGDATRFLQISALGADPNGATAYIRAKGKAEAVVTESSLEWTIVRPSVVFGDGSEFIEFTKTLTTPYVTGLPGGGKTRFQPIWIGDLVPMLAETLEDDAHVGETYELAGPQIATLADITELVYAAEGKDVTIVSIPMGLAKLGLSAVDSLPFVPFGPDQARSLEFDNTVDDNDVTAFGRDPADLRTLGSYLGLERTGTREKRPETV from the coding sequence ATGAACGTCCTCGTCGCCGGTGGCACCGGCTTCATCGGCACGAACCTGTGTGCGGAACTGGTCGAGCGCGGCCACGAGGTGACGGCACTCTCTCGATCCCCGGACGATGAGGGGCTCCCCGACGGCGTGGAGTCTGCGATGGGCGACGTCAGCGCCTACGATTCGATCGCCAATACGGTGGCGGACCACGACGCCGTCGTCAACCTCGTCTCGCTCTCGCCGCTCTACAAGCCCCGCGGCGGGCCGGGTCACGAGGAAGTCCACCTCGGGGGCACCGAGAACCTCGTCCGGGCCGCCGAAGCCGGCGACGCCACTCGATTCCTTCAGATAAGCGCGCTCGGTGCCGATCCGAACGGTGCGACGGCCTATATCCGCGCCAAGGGGAAGGCCGAGGCAGTTGTCACGGAGTCCTCGCTCGAGTGGACGATCGTTCGCCCGTCGGTCGTCTTCGGCGACGGCAGCGAGTTCATCGAGTTCACGAAGACCCTGACGACGCCGTACGTGACGGGATTGCCGGGCGGTGGAAAGACGCGGTTCCAGCCTATCTGGATCGGCGACCTCGTCCCGATGCTGGCCGAGACGCTCGAGGACGACGCCCACGTCGGCGAAACCTACGAGCTCGCCGGGCCACAGATCGCTACGCTCGCAGACATCACGGAGCTGGTCTACGCGGCCGAGGGAAAAGACGTCACGATCGTCTCGATCCCGATGGGGCTGGCGAAACTGGGCCTCTCCGCGGTCGACTCGCTCCCGTTCGTCCCCTTCGGCCCCGATCAGGCCCGATCGCTCGAGTTCGACAACACGGTCGACGACAACGACGTGACCGCGTTCGGCCGCGATCCCGCGGACCTGCGGACGCTCGGTTCGTATCTCGGCCTCGAGCGAACCGGTACCCGGGAGAAACGTCCGGAAACGGTTTGA
- a CDS encoding tubulin/FtsZ family protein: MKLAMIGFGQAGGKIVDRFLDYDDRTGSGIVRAAIAVNSAKADLMGLDNIPQENRVLIGQARVKGHGVGADNELGAEVAEEDIDEVQNAIDQIPTHEVDAFLIVSGMGGGTGSGGAPVLAKHLKRIYTIPVYGLGVLPGTDEGGIYTLNAARSFQTFVREVDNLLVFDNDSWRQTGESVEGGYDQINEEIVRRFGILFGAGEVGDGQEVAESVVDSSEIINTLSGGGVSTVGFASEEVELNSGGGLLSRFTGDGGGGTDDDLDAANTTNRITSLVRKAALGRLTLPCEIEGTERALLVLSGPPEYLNRKGIERGRKWLEEETGSMEVRGGDFPREEPEVAAAILLSGVTNVPRIKRLQQVAIEAQDNIDDIQQESEENLEELVEDDEDELEPLF, encoded by the coding sequence ATGAAGCTGGCGATGATCGGATTCGGACAGGCCGGTGGCAAAATCGTCGATCGGTTCCTCGATTACGACGATCGGACGGGTAGCGGAATCGTCCGGGCAGCGATCGCTGTCAACTCCGCGAAAGCGGACCTCATGGGTCTGGATAATATTCCACAGGAGAATCGCGTACTCATCGGCCAGGCCCGGGTGAAGGGCCACGGCGTGGGTGCTGACAACGAGCTCGGCGCGGAAGTCGCCGAGGAGGACATCGACGAGGTCCAAAACGCCATCGACCAGATCCCGACTCACGAGGTCGACGCCTTCCTGATCGTTTCCGGGATGGGCGGCGGTACCGGATCGGGCGGCGCGCCGGTCCTCGCCAAACACCTCAAGCGAATCTACACGATCCCCGTCTACGGGCTCGGCGTCCTGCCGGGCACGGACGAAGGCGGAATCTATACGCTCAACGCGGCGCGGTCCTTCCAGACGTTCGTTCGCGAAGTCGACAACCTGCTCGTCTTCGACAACGACTCCTGGCGACAGACCGGCGAGTCCGTTGAGGGCGGCTACGACCAGATCAACGAGGAGATCGTCCGCCGGTTCGGCATCCTCTTCGGAGCTGGCGAAGTCGGCGACGGCCAGGAAGTAGCCGAGAGCGTCGTCGACTCCTCGGAGATCATCAACACGCTCTCCGGCGGCGGCGTCTCCACCGTCGGATTCGCCTCCGAGGAAGTCGAACTCAACTCCGGCGGCGGGCTGCTCTCGCGGTTCACCGGCGACGGTGGCGGCGGGACGGACGACGATCTCGACGCCGCGAACACGACCAACCGCATCACGAGCCTCGTCCGCAAGGCCGCACTCGGCCGACTCACGCTCCCCTGCGAGATCGAAGGCACGGAGCGCGCCCTGCTCGTGCTCTCCGGTCCGCCGGAGTACCTGAACCGGAAAGGCATCGAACGCGGCCGCAAGTGGCTCGAGGAGGAAACGGGCAGCATGGAAGTTCGCGGTGGCGACTTCCCCCGAGAAGAGCCCGAGGTGGCCGCGGCGATCTTGCTCTCGGGCGTGACGAACGTCCCGCGGATCAAGCGCCTCCAGCAGGTCGCTATCGAGGCACAGGACAACATCGACGACATCCAACAGGAGAGCG
- a CDS encoding DUF5813 family protein — MTDLPDPVASELESHDAFDRTGDGYDLATTVFETTITADDADGKRDGRFRVTVFLPSLDAAVADEVVADPVEDGWFETLERRLQDVFTVAHTSTHDEPVVERDADEVRVRLEYTAWDAGEGVDDAKALIEFVEGTFAQGIIPGYEYQGEAATLLENAQSRGQQAADGDGSSGGMPL, encoded by the coding sequence ATGACCGATCTTCCAGACCCCGTCGCCAGCGAACTCGAGTCCCACGACGCGTTCGACCGGACCGGCGACGGCTACGATCTCGCGACGACCGTCTTCGAGACGACGATCACGGCCGACGACGCCGACGGGAAACGCGACGGCCGATTCCGCGTCACCGTCTTCCTCCCCAGCCTCGACGCCGCCGTCGCCGACGAGGTCGTCGCGGATCCCGTCGAGGACGGCTGGTTCGAGACCCTCGAGCGACGCCTGCAGGACGTCTTCACCGTCGCCCACACGAGCACCCACGACGAGCCGGTCGTCGAACGCGACGCCGACGAAGTCCGCGTCCGCCTCGAGTACACCGCCTGGGACGCCGGCGAGGGCGTCGACGATGCCAAGGCCCTGATCGAGTTCGTCGAGGGCACCTTCGCACAGGGAATCATCCCCGGCTACGAGTATCAGGGCGAGGCGGCGACGCTGCTCGAAAACGCCCAGAGCAGAGGGCAACAAGCCGCGGACGGGGACGGAAGCAGCGGCGGTATGCCGCTATAG
- the tmk gene encoding dTMP kinase has translation MLVTLEGLDGSGKTTVREALEERYPDAVFTREPTDDSWYGDAVYRSIEDDDADPLAELFLYTADHADHLSRVIDPALERGDLVISDRYSDSRFAYQGATLAAADGHDLDDPLEYVIDIHRPFSTEPDLTVYLDLDPEAAATRAGTTNKFERAEYLEAVRENYERLIERDPDRFVRVDATQSPDAVLEAVTDAIATAADSE, from the coding sequence ATGCTCGTCACGCTCGAGGGACTGGACGGCAGCGGCAAGACGACGGTCCGGGAGGCGCTCGAGGAGCGCTATCCCGACGCCGTGTTCACGCGCGAACCGACGGACGACTCCTGGTACGGCGACGCCGTCTATCGCTCGATCGAGGACGACGACGCCGACCCGCTGGCGGAACTCTTCCTCTACACCGCCGATCACGCCGACCACCTCTCGCGGGTGATCGACCCCGCCCTCGAGCGCGGCGACCTCGTGATCTCCGACCGGTACTCGGACTCGCGGTTCGCCTATCAGGGTGCGACGCTCGCCGCAGCCGACGGCCACGACCTCGACGATCCGCTCGAGTACGTCATCGACATCCACCGGCCGTTCTCGACCGAGCCGGACCTGACAGTCTACCTCGATCTCGATCCCGAGGCCGCCGCGACCCGCGCGGGAACGACGAACAAGTTCGAACGAGCCGAGTACCTCGAGGCGGTCCGCGAGAACTACGAGCGGCTGATCGAGCGCGACCCCGACCGGTTCGTCCGCGTCGACGCGACGCAGTCGCCCGATGCGGTGCTCGAGGCGGTGACGGACGCGATCGCGACGGCGGCGGACTCCGAGTAG
- a CDS encoding potassium channel family protein has translation MRFVIIGAGRVGLRTARVLRDEDHEVTMVERDEPTLRRARDQGFPVVEGDGSREDVLEEAGITEADAVGALTGDLNVNFTACMIGDHYGCRTVMRIDEAYREGIYRKYAEQVDEIIYPERLGAIGAKNALLGGTIRAIADIAPHLQVVELTITSEAPVNGYTISELQLPADATLLAFGKGEAPLEIPTEDLSIEDDDRLVVLADFAVLSEVRQLLVGETAKRAAANAGAGSSSAATELLETETDSEPETESDSGGVN, from the coding sequence ATGCGGTTCGTGATTATCGGGGCCGGACGGGTCGGTCTGCGCACAGCACGCGTCTTGCGTGACGAGGACCACGAGGTGACGATGGTCGAACGCGACGAACCGACGCTCAGACGCGCCCGTGACCAGGGCTTTCCCGTCGTCGAGGGCGACGGGTCCCGCGAAGACGTTCTGGAGGAGGCCGGCATCACGGAGGCCGACGCCGTCGGCGCGCTGACCGGCGACCTCAACGTCAACTTCACCGCCTGCATGATCGGCGACCACTACGGCTGTCGAACCGTCATGCGGATCGACGAGGCCTACCGCGAGGGGATTTATCGCAAGTACGCCGAGCAGGTCGACGAGATCATCTATCCCGAACGCCTCGGCGCGATCGGCGCGAAAAACGCCCTGCTCGGCGGGACGATCCGCGCCATCGCCGACATCGCCCCGCATCTGCAGGTCGTCGAACTCACGATCACCAGCGAGGCCCCAGTCAACGGCTACACGATCAGCGAACTGCAACTGCCCGCCGATGCGACCCTCCTCGCCTTCGGGAAGGGCGAGGCCCCGCTCGAGATTCCCACCGAAGACCTCTCGATCGAGGACGACGACCGACTCGTCGTCCTGGCTGACTTCGCCGTCCTGAGCGAGGTCCGCCAGCTCCTGGTCGGCGAGACGGCGAAGCGTGCGGCCGCGAACGCGGGCGCGGGCTCGAGTTCAGCGGCGACGGAACTGCTGGAGACCGAGACGGACTCGGAGCCGGAGACCGAGTCCGATTCCGGAGGTGTCAACTGA
- a CDS encoding Lrp/AsnC family transcriptional regulator — protein sequence MVHAFIMVKTAAGKSEGLLAEIDGLESVADAHIVAGNYDIIAEVDAAEVYDVLQTVSSSIQGLDGVTDTKTYIAMG from the coding sequence ATGGTCCACGCGTTCATCATGGTGAAGACGGCCGCCGGAAAGTCCGAGGGGCTGCTCGCAGAGATCGACGGCCTCGAGTCGGTCGCCGACGCGCATATCGTCGCGGGCAACTACGATATCATCGCGGAGGTCGACGCAGCGGAAGTCTACGACGTGCTCCAGACCGTCTCCTCGAGCATTCAGGGGCTGGACGGCGTCACCGACACGAAGACGTACATTGCGATGGGATAA
- a CDS encoding Lrp/AsnC family transcriptional regulator, producing the protein MVTAFIMIKANTGEADRLRDSIESIDGVQSAHIVAGDVDLIAKAVVETPAEVKAIAATHIQAIEGVEDTQTYIAMD; encoded by the coding sequence ATGGTTACCGCGTTCATCATGATCAAGGCGAACACGGGCGAGGCGGATCGACTCAGAGACAGTATCGAATCCATCGACGGCGTTCAATCGGCTCACATCGTCGCCGGTGACGTCGATCTCATCGCGAAAGCGGTGGTCGAGACGCCCGCTGAAGTCAAAGCAATCGCGGCCACCCACATCCAGGCCATCGAGGGCGTCGAAGACACACAGACGTACATCGCGATGGACTAA